TATTGTTCGTTAAAGCTGCGGCGGATGGGGTGGTCGGGATCGGCCAGCGCGGCGGCCAGGCAGCCGTCTGCCCAATCGAGGGCTTTTTCCGACACCCAACCGTCCACTTTATCTGCCAGCGTGCCTTTGAGCGAGGCTTTTAATTTTTCCCATGTGCTCGGTGCGCCGCTTTCGATTTTGGCCGCCCACGCGTGCAGGTTGTGTTCGAGCTGCTGGCGGGTTTCGGGGTCTTGCAGCCGGCGGCGGGTCTGTTTCAGCAGGGCGGTAAACAGGACATCGTGCCAGCCTTGTGCTTTCAGGGCTTTGAGGCCGTCTGAAAGCGTTTTGCCGATGCTCTCGCCGCTGTATTGCCCGGCCAGCATACTGAAAAAACGTGCGGCTTGCCCGGGTTTGGCCGCTTTGAAGAGCGCGGGCAGTTGCGCGGCCAGCCACGGCAGCCATTGGGCGCGCGTTTGCGGCTCAGCCAGCCACGCCAACAGTTTTTTGCTCGGGGCGGCGCGATAGATGCGCAATGCAATCGGCCTGCCTTCCAAAAAATTGTTTTCGATAAACCGTCCCAGTTCATCGGCGATACGGTGCTGGTTGCGCGGCAGAATCGCAGTGTGCGGAACCGGCAGCCCCAGCGGGCGGCGGAACAGCGCGGTAACGGCAAACCAATCGGCCAGCGCGCCCACCATCGCCGCCTCGGCAAAGGCCTTCACATAGCCCAGCGCGGGGTATTGCACGGCATACGCAGCCGACACGGCAAACAGCGCACAAGCCAGCAGCAACAATCCTGCGGCCAGGCGGCGGCTTTTTTTCAAACGCACTTCCGCCCGGTTGGCGCGGGCTTGGGCAGATAAGGTGTGCATGGCGGTCTCCGGTTGGTCATGGCTTTGATTATACTGGTTTCAGCCGCTGCGGATAAAATGCCCGCACGGCTGCCTAATTTTTAACCGCAAATTTTTTTATGTGGAAAATAATGGGTTTAATGGTTTTATCCACAGGCTGTGCACACTTGGATAAACAGTTTTATGGGAATGGCCGATTTGATGGTGAAATTTTAAGCATGATAAATTTTTTATTATATTTCAACGGAAGCAGAATATTATCCACAGGATATGCACAATATTCCCGATGGCCGGCGTGGGTAAGTCGAAGCAGCAGTCCGGTATCGGCCGTCTGAAAAGGTTTGTTTTCGTTATCTCTGTGTAAGCGGAAGTTATCGTTATGGTGAATCTGCTGTGGAAATCTGCCCGGTTTTGATGACGGCTTTGCGGGGCAGGGCGGCGGTGTTGGAGGCGGTATTGTTTATTTTGGGTTGGCTGTGGCCGGCTGTGGTTGTATTGGTTATCAGAAAAAGGCCGTATGCCAATGCATAACGGCCTTTTTCTGTTTGGCAAGCTCGGCGTTGGAGGCCGTCTGAAATATTCCGGCAGCCCTGCGGCTACATGCCCGGAAACATGCCTTTCATTCCCTTCATGTCTTTGGCCATGCGCATCAGCTTGGCCATGCCTTTGCCGCTGAACATCTTCATCATCTGCTGCGAGTGTTCAAACTGCTTGAGCATTTTGTTTACTTCCTGCACCGTGGTGCCGGAGCCTGCCGCAATGCGGCGTTTGCGGGCAGCCTTGATTAAGGCGGGGTTGGCGCGCTCTTTCGGTGTCATCGAGTTGATGATGGCTTCCACATGCCCCATGGCTTTTTCGGCGGTGCCTTCGGGAATCTGCTTGGAAAGCTGGCCCAGTTCGCCCGGCATTTTCGACATCAGGCTCTCCAAGCCGCCCATGTTGCGCATCTGCTGGATTTGCTCTTTGAAATCGTTTAAATCGAAACCTTTGCCTTTGTGCAGCTTTTTTGCCATTTTGGCGGCGGTTTCTTCGTCTATGCCTTTCTGCACATCTTCGATCAGGCTCAGCACATCGCCCATTCCGAGAATGCGGCCGGCGATGCGGTCGGGGTGGAACGGCTCGAGACCGGTTACTTTTTCGCCGACACCGATGAATTTAATCGGCTTGCCGGTTACCTGACGCACCGACAG
This genomic interval from Neisseria musculi contains the following:
- a CDS encoding DUF445 domain-containing protein, which translates into the protein MHTLSAQARANRAEVRLKKSRRLAAGLLLLACALFAVSAAYAVQYPALGYVKAFAEAAMVGALADWFAVTALFRRPLGLPVPHTAILPRNQHRIADELGRFIENNFLEGRPIALRIYRAAPSKKLLAWLAEPQTRAQWLPWLAAQLPALFKAAKPGQAARFFSMLAGQYSGESIGKTLSDGLKALKAQGWHDVLFTALLKQTRRRLQDPETRQQLEHNLHAWAAKIESGAPSTWEKLKASLKGTLADKVDGWVSEKALDWADGCLAAALADPDHPIRRSFNEQYDRLADALSRSRLWHKRLEQGKAQLARSPAVREMLENGWRSLQAWTENDMHQPDSVWLAQLNKLLDHMLAQAQRHPQFMRRADVRISLMVRDFVMHYKSRAAVFVADKVKSWDSAQMVEKLELSIGRDLQFIRINGTLVGGLVGLAIYCVSQWLF